From the genome of Bacteroidota bacterium, one region includes:
- a CDS encoding DNA-directed RNA polymerase subunit omega: MAIKTRDTSHLAEKIGNLYEATVILSKRARQVATHTKAELDTKLSYFEDFGLEPTDEIRTNEDQLRVSLEYERRAKPTEVAIEEMMEDEIYYRNPGLEEG; the protein is encoded by the coding sequence ATGGCTATTAAGACCCGCGACACCTCGCACCTCGCCGAGAAAATCGGCAACCTCTACGAGGCCACCGTCATCCTCTCGAAGCGCGCTCGCCAGGTGGCGACCCACACGAAGGCCGAGCTCGACACCAAGCTCTCCTACTTCGAGGACTTCGGCCTGGAGCCGACCGACGAGATCCGGACCAACGAGGACCAGCTCCGCGTCTCGCTCGAATACGAGCGCCGCGCCAAGCCCACTGAAGTCGCCATCGAGGAGATGATGGAGGACGAGATCTACTACCGCAACCCCGGGCTGGAAGAGGGGTGA